The Rana temporaria chromosome 13, aRanTem1.1, whole genome shotgun sequence genome has a window encoding:
- the LOC120920476 gene encoding enterin neuropeptides-like yields the protein MENLGTTDVVFPVKKVPEYRVVFPVKKVPEYRVVFPVKKVPEYRVVFPVKKVPEYRVVFPVKKVPEYRVVFPVKKVPEYRVVFPVKKVPEYRVVFPVKKFPGI from the exons atggagaaccttggcaccacggatgt TGTGTTTCCGGTGAAGAAGGTTCCGGAATATAGAGTTGTGTTTCCGGTGAAGAAGGTTCCGGAATATAGAGTTGTGTTTCCGGTGAAGAAGGTTCCTGAATATAGAGTTGTGTTTCCAGTGAAGAAGGTTCCGGAATATAGAGTTGTGTTTCCGGTGAAGAAGGTTCCGGAATATAGAGTTGTGTTTCCGGTGAAGAAGGTTCCGGAATATAGAGTTGTGTTTCCGGTGAAGAAGGTTCCGGAATATAGAGTTGTGTTTCCGGTGAAGAAGTTTCCTGGAATATAG